In the genome of Polynucleobacter sp. TSB-Sco08W16, the window CACTGGATGAAACAAGTGCGTGGACAAGCTCGCAGCGGAATAAATCCACCTTCTGAGTTTCATGATGTTGAAACACTCATTCATGAAATGCGATTATTCAAAGACGTTCATGAGATCGATATCATGCGTCGTGCTGCCGCTATTTCTGCACGTGCTCATGTACGTGCCATGAAAGCCTGTAAGCCCGGTATGCGTGAATACCAATTGGAAGCAGAATTACTTCATGAGTTCCGTCATAGTGGAGCCCAAAGTGTTGCCTACAACAGCATTGTTGCTGGAGGAGCTAACTCCTGCATTCTGCACTATCGCGCTGGCTCTACCGAATTACGTAGTGGCGAACTCTGTTTAATTGATGCAGGCTGTGAGCTAGACGGCTATGCCTCTGATATCACCCGCACCTTTCCAGTTAGCGGAAAATTTACTGGGCCGCAACGTGCGCTTTATGACATCACGCTCGCTGCACAAGAAGCAGCAATTGCACAAACAAAATCGGGAAATACTTTTATGCAACCTCATGAGGCTGCGCTCAAAGTACTTACTCAAGGATTGCTAGATGAAAAACTCATCAAACTTTCAGAAGTAGGTTCAGTCGAAAATGCCATTGAAACTGGGGCATATCGCCGCTTCTATATGCACCGTACCTCCCATTGGCTAGGCATGGATGTTCATGACGTGGGCTCGTACCGCGAATCTATTGCTACAGCTCAAGAAGAAAAGCCTTGGCGTATTCTGAAAAGTGGCATGGTCATCACGATCGAACCAGGTCTTTATGTCAGACCTGCCGATGATATTAATCAAGCCTTCTGGAATATTGGTATCCGCATTGAAGATGATGCAGTCATTAATGACTCGGGCTGCGAATTGATTTCTCGGGGTGTTCCAGTCAACGCCGATGAAATTGAAGCACTCATGAAAAATATCTAAATCATGGGCTCAAAGAATTGCGATATTTTGATTCATGGCGGTGGCCCTGTTGGCCTTGCCTGTGCTGCTTGGACATTACAAAAATTTCCTGATGCAAATCTCATACTGCTTGACCGTAACCCAGCCGATGATGCTGACCTAGTAGCCGCTGACAGTCGTGGCATTGCCCTTTCACATGGCAGCAAATTGTTGCTCAATACGATCAATGCATGGCCAACTGATTGTGCTGACATTCATCGTGTTCATGTTTCTCAAGCGGGTCGCTTTGGTCGCGCCCTGATGACTCGCGAGGAACTCCAACAAGATGCTCTCGGCCATATCGTTCGCTATCGCGATATTCACCTTACTATTCGTCAAGCATTAAGAGAGATAAAGGCGAAGAGTCCAAATTTTATTTGGCAACACCTTGACGGTAATCATGAGCATCCAGTCATCAATGCTAGGTGTATCGTGCATGCTGAGGGCGGTCTCTTTACAAAACAAGACTGGGTTGAATCCGGCAGAGACTATGGTCAATCAGCCCTAGTGGGTTTGGTTGAAGCAGAAAATGCAGCCCCTCATCAAGCTTGGGAGCGCTTTACTGCTGAGGGTCCATTGGCAGTTCTGCCGAGTCACTATGGTTCCAATATTTTGAACCTAGTATGGTGCGGCGCTCCAGAATCATCGCAGCAACGTTTACAACTAAGCGATGCAGAATTTCTCATCTCTTTACAAAATGAATTTGGTTCCCGCATTGGGCGTTTTCTCAAAATTCAAGATCGTCGCCTATATCAACTTGGTCTGAACTATCGCAAACAAATTACAAAGGCGAATGAAGTTTGGATTGGTAACGCCGCACAAACTTTGCACCCGGTCGCAGGACAAGGTTTGAACTTAGGCTTACGTGATGCTTTTTTACTTGCAGAAAAATTGGCTGAGCTATTTTCCGGCGTAGCAAATACGCAAACCCCAGAGCAGATTCAAAATACATTGGAAAGCTATGCGCAAAGTCGTAAGGCTGATAGAACAACAACCATTGGCCTGACAGACTTTATGGCCCGAGTATTTACGTCAAATTTAACTCCAATAGTGATGGCTCGTGGATTGGCTTTATCAGCCCTTCAGTGGCTTCCTCCAGTCAAAACAGCCTTAGCTCGCCAGATGATGTTTGGAAGGCGCTAAGAGGCTTAAATAACCCTCTAAACCCAAGCTTTTCTTGTTTTACCTCTATCAAGCAATCTGCCTAAAAAATAGGCAGATTTGAGCTCGATTGTGCTAAAGTGTCATGCTTTCCGCAACACTTTGACTGCGTTACACAAGCAAAACCCTCATTCGATGAAGATTGGTCCCCACCTCCTTGCAAATAGACTTTTTGTAGCCCCTATGGCCGGGGTAACGGATCGTCCATTTAGGCAACTTTGCAAGAAATTAGGCGCTGGTTATGCCGTCTCAGAAATGGTGGCCTCTAACGCCCTGCTTTGGAAAAGTGAAAAGACACAACGTCGCGCTAATCATGTGGGCGAATTTAAACCAATCGCAGTCCAAATTGCAGGTGCAGATCCAGCAATGATGGCGGCCGCTGCAAAAATCAATGTAGCTCATGGCGCACAAATTATTGATATCAATATGGGCTGTCCTGCGAAGAAAGTATGCAATGTTGCTGCAGGCTCTGCATTACTGCGTGACGAGCCACTGGTAAAACAAATTCTAGAAGCGGTGGTCAATGCGGTAGGTGTAGGTCCAGATGCAGTCCCGGTTACTTTAAAAATCCGCACAGGCTGGGATCGTGAGCATAAAAATGCCATTGAGATTGCGCGTCTTGCAGAAAAGTCTGGCATCTCGATGCTCACGGTTCATGGACGCACACGAGCTGACCTCTATCACGGTGAGGCAGAGTACGAAACGATTACTGCCGTTAAAAATAATGTTGGTATTCCAGTAGTTGCCAATGGCGACATCAATACTCCAGAAAAAGCAGATCTGGTCTTAAAGATTACTGGTGCTGATGCCATCATGATTGGCCGCGCCGCACAAGGGCGCCCTTGGATATTTCGTGAAATCAATCATTATTTAGAAACCGGTGGCAAGCTACCTACCCCCGAGATTAATGAAATTCAGGCCATCATGAATGCCCACCTCCTCGATCACTACGAGTTCTATGGCGAGCACATTGGTCTTCGCACTGCCCGTAAACATATTGGCTGGTACTGCAAAGGATTGCGTGATTCACATGCCTTCCGTCAACGCATGAACACCGCTGATGATTGCAGAACACAGCTACAAATGGTGAATGATTATTTTGATGAGATGAAATCGCATTCTGACCGCTTGCTTTTTTTAGAAGCAGCCTAGCAATCAAGTTATTTTTATTTTTAGCTTTAAGGATTTATAGAATTTTATGAGTAATAAGCACCCCATTACTGAATGCATTGAAATGCAACTCCAGGGATACCTTAATGACCTTAAAGGTACGCCACCAACCGACATATATGACATGGTGTTAGCAGTAGTTGAGAAGCCGATGTTAGAGCTTGTCATGCAGCATGCCAAACAGAATCAATCTTTGGCTGCCCAGTACCTTGGTATTAACCGTAATACCCTCCATAAGAAATTGGTCGAGCACCAAATTCTGAAGTAATCCTAAAGCCATTTAATTATTCAATCTTTCGAAAACTATGATCCGTACAGCCCTACTCTCCGTCTCCGATAAAAGTGGCATCGTGCCTTTTGCCAAAGCTCTACATGAGCAAGGCGTCAAACTCATCTCTACTGGTGGCACAGCAAAACTTTTGACTGAAAATAACTTACCCGTAGTCGAGGTTTCTTCTTTGACTAAATTCCCAGAAATGTTAGATGGCAGGGTAAAGACACTACACCCAATGGTTCATGGCGGCCTTCTCGCCCGTAGAGACTTTCCGGAGCATATGGCGGCGCTCAAGCAGCACGGTATCGATACGATCGATATGTTGGTCATCAACCTATATCCATTCAATGAGACTGTTGCTAAAGAAAGTTGCTCATTTGAAGATGCAGTTGAGAATATTGATATCGGTGGCCCAGCCATGCTACGTGCAGCCGCTAAGAATCATCAAGATGTAACTGTGCTTATCTCACCTGAAGATTACGCTCCGGTATTGGCTGAAATGAAATCCAAGCAAAATGCGGTTTCTTACAAAACGAACTTGGCATTAGCTAAAAAGGTATTTGCACATACAGCACAATATGATGGCGCGATAGCTAACTATCTGTCTGCACTGGGTGATGATTTGGATCATAAGGCACGCTCTGCTTATCCAGAAACTCTGCATCTGGCCTTTGAAAAAGTCCAAGAGATGCGTTACGGTGAGAACCCACATCAATCTGCAGCCTTCTATAAAGACATCTATCCAGTAGAGGGCGCCCTTGCAAACTATAAGCAATTGCAGGGCAAAGAACTCTCATATAACAATATCGCCGATGCCGACTCTGCATGGGAGTGCGTGAAGAGCTTTACTGGCAACGTTGGCGGGGCTGCAGCTTGCGTCATCATCAAACATGCAAATCCTTGTGGTGTAGCGGTAGGCGCAACAGCACTAGAAGCCTATCAAAAGGCTTTCAAAACTGACCCCAGCTCAGCTTTTGGTGGAATCATTGCCTTTAACGTTCCTTGTGATGGTGCCGCTGCCCAAGAGATATCCAAACAATTTGTAGAGGTGTTGATTGCTCCTAGCTTTAGCGATGAAGCAAAAGCCATCTTTGCTGCCAAACAAAATGTACGTCTTTTAGAAATTCCATTAGGGAATGCATTCAATACCTATGACTTCAAACGAGTTGGCGGTGGCTTGCTAGTTCAATCACCAGATGCGAAGAATGTTTTGCAAAGTGAAATGCGTGTAGTTAGCCAAAGACAGCCTACACCTAGCGAGTTAAATGACATGATGTTTGCATGGCGGGTTGCCAAGTTTGTTAAATCAAATGCGATCGTCTACTGTGCAAATGGTATGACTCTGGGTATTGGCGCGGGCCAAATGAGTCGCGTGGATTCTGCGCGGATGGCCAGTATCAAAGCTGAAAACGCAGGCCTCAGTCTTAAGGGCTCCGCTGTAGCAAGCGATGCTTTCTTCCCATTCCGTGATGGCCTAGATGTAGTAGTCAATGGTGGGGCAAGTTGTGCGATTCAACCAGGGGGTAGCATGCGTGATGATGAAATCATTGCTGCAGCCAATGAACATGGGATCGCTATGATCTTCACTGGTACCCGTCATTTCCGTCACTAATAAACAAGAGTTGGAATACATAGAAGACTTATGCGCTGGATAGGAATTGATCCTGGTTTGCGTACTACCGGTTTTGGTGTCATTGATGTTGATGGCCAAAAACTGACTTACGTAGCCTCAGGGACGATTGAGAGCGGCGACCCTGCCAAAGGTTTGCCAGAGCGCTTAGGTGCCCTCTATGCTGGAGTTAAAGAAGTTCTAGAAATTTATCATCCAGAGTCAGCGGCAATTGAAGAAGTCTTCCTCAATGTGAACCCACGCTCTACTTTAATGCTAGGTCAAGCCAGAGGGGCAGTTATTGCTGCTCTCGTTTCAGAAAAGCTCCCTGTTGCTGAGTACAGCGCCTTAAGAGTAAAACAAGCCATCGTCGGCACGGGTCGGGCAGCTAAGCCTCAAGTGCAAGAAATGGTCAAACGCCTATTAAGATTAAATCGCGCACCAGGAACTGATGCATCAGATGCATTGGGAGTCGCCATCTGCGCAGCTCATCATGCGCAGATTCCGAAAGCAATTACTGCAGCCTTGGCTCCGAAAAAACGTAGTAAGTAAAAATACACATCACAGGTTAAGATCTCTACATGATTGGTCGCATTCAAGGAATTCTCGTTTCAGTTCATCCACCTCGCCTCTTGGTAGATTGCCAAGGCATTGGGTATGAGATTGATGTGCCCATGAGTACCTTGTATCAACTACCCCAAGCAGGTCAAAAAATTACCCTGCTGACACACTTCCAAGTTCGTGAAGATGCGCAGCAACTGTTTGGATTTGCTACCGAGACTGAACGTGAGGCGTTTAGGCAGTTAATTAAGATCAGCGGTGTTGGCTCTAGAACTGCCTTAGCCGTACTGTCTGGCATGAGCGTAAATGAATTAGCGCAAGCCATTGCCCTACAAGAGGCTGGTCGACTGACCCAGGTTCCCGGTATCGGTAAAAAGACTGCCGAGCGTCTTTGCTTGGAGCTCAAAGGTAAATTAGCCCCAGACTTAGGCATTGCTACAGACAAACCCCAAGCATTAGATGCCAATAGCGAAGTACTACAAGCACTATTGGCTTTAGGCTATTCAGAAAAAGAGGCTCTCTTAGCTCTCAAGCAAATCCCTCCGGATACCTCAGTTTCTGATGGCATTCGTATGGGCTTAAAGTATCTATCTAAGCCATAAGTAGACAAACACCACTACACTTGCAGTATGGCAATTCACACTGACGACCTAAGCTCGATTCCCGAAGACTTACCGGAAGGTAATGACCGTATTGTCAGCGGTGCAGCAGGCAATGCTGAGGCCGTCTTTGAAAGAGCACTACGTCCAAAACAACTCGATGAGTATGTTGGCCAAACTAAGGCTCGCGCCCAATTAGAGATTTTTATTAGTGCTACTCGAGCACGACAAGAAGCGCTGGATCATGTTCTCTTATTTGGCCCTCCAGGACTTGGTAAAACTACCCTTGCCCATATCATTGCACGCGAACTCGGCGTGAACTTGCGTCAAACGAGTGGACCAGTTCTAGATAGACCCGGTGATCTTGCTGCATTACTCACCAATCTAGAAGCCAATGATGTGCTCTTCATTGATGAGATCCATCGCCTCTCTCCTGTGGTTGAGGAGATTCTGTACCCAGCGCTTGAGGACTATAGCCTCGATATCATGATTGGCGAAGGTCCTGCAGCACGCAGCGTCAAGATTGATCTCAAACCTTTCACCTTAATTGGCGCCACAACACGCGCAGGTATGCTGACCAATCCATTGCGCGATAGATTTGGGATTGTTGCAAGACTCGAGTTCTACAACACCGAAGAGC includes:
- a CDS encoding aminopeptidase P N-terminal domain-containing protein; translated protein: MNKTDIYQLRRNALAKQMFAKTGGGIAVIATAPELARNRDSEFPYRHDSDFFYLTGFEEPGATLVMKVEATGKSFQVQSHLFCRPKDLEREIWDGIRLGPEAAPVALGIEYAHSNQDLDQKLGELLADQDSVYIRLAESAEADRRVRHWMKQVRGQARSGINPPSEFHDVETLIHEMRLFKDVHEIDIMRRAAAISARAHVRAMKACKPGMREYQLEAELLHEFRHSGAQSVAYNSIVAGGANSCILHYRAGSTELRSGELCLIDAGCELDGYASDITRTFPVSGKFTGPQRALYDITLAAQEAAIAQTKSGNTFMQPHEAALKVLTQGLLDEKLIKLSEVGSVENAIETGAYRRFYMHRTSHWLGMDVHDVGSYRESIATAQEEKPWRILKSGMVITIEPGLYVRPADDINQAFWNIGIRIEDDAVINDSGCELISRGVPVNADEIEALMKNI
- a CDS encoding FAD-dependent monooxygenase; this translates as MGSKNCDILIHGGGPVGLACAAWTLQKFPDANLILLDRNPADDADLVAADSRGIALSHGSKLLLNTINAWPTDCADIHRVHVSQAGRFGRALMTREELQQDALGHIVRYRDIHLTIRQALREIKAKSPNFIWQHLDGNHEHPVINARCIVHAEGGLFTKQDWVESGRDYGQSALVGLVEAENAAPHQAWERFTAEGPLAVLPSHYGSNILNLVWCGAPESSQQRLQLSDAEFLISLQNEFGSRIGRFLKIQDRRLYQLGLNYRKQITKANEVWIGNAAQTLHPVAGQGLNLGLRDAFLLAEKLAELFSGVANTQTPEQIQNTLESYAQSRKADRTTTIGLTDFMARVFTSNLTPIVMARGLALSALQWLPPVKTALARQMMFGRR
- the dusB gene encoding tRNA dihydrouridine synthase DusB — translated: MKIGPHLLANRLFVAPMAGVTDRPFRQLCKKLGAGYAVSEMVASNALLWKSEKTQRRANHVGEFKPIAVQIAGADPAMMAAAAKINVAHGAQIIDINMGCPAKKVCNVAAGSALLRDEPLVKQILEAVVNAVGVGPDAVPVTLKIRTGWDREHKNAIEIARLAEKSGISMLTVHGRTRADLYHGEAEYETITAVKNNVGIPVVANGDINTPEKADLVLKITGADAIMIGRAAQGRPWIFREINHYLETGGKLPTPEINEIQAIMNAHLLDHYEFYGEHIGLRTARKHIGWYCKGLRDSHAFRQRMNTADDCRTQLQMVNDYFDEMKSHSDRLLFLEAA
- a CDS encoding helix-turn-helix domain-containing protein — encoded protein: MSNKHPITECIEMQLQGYLNDLKGTPPTDIYDMVLAVVEKPMLELVMQHAKQNQSLAAQYLGINRNTLHKKLVEHQILK
- the purH gene encoding bifunctional phosphoribosylaminoimidazolecarboxamide formyltransferase/IMP cyclohydrolase is translated as MIRTALLSVSDKSGIVPFAKALHEQGVKLISTGGTAKLLTENNLPVVEVSSLTKFPEMLDGRVKTLHPMVHGGLLARRDFPEHMAALKQHGIDTIDMLVINLYPFNETVAKESCSFEDAVENIDIGGPAMLRAAAKNHQDVTVLISPEDYAPVLAEMKSKQNAVSYKTNLALAKKVFAHTAQYDGAIANYLSALGDDLDHKARSAYPETLHLAFEKVQEMRYGENPHQSAAFYKDIYPVEGALANYKQLQGKELSYNNIADADSAWECVKSFTGNVGGAAACVIIKHANPCGVAVGATALEAYQKAFKTDPSSAFGGIIAFNVPCDGAAAQEISKQFVEVLIAPSFSDEAKAIFAAKQNVRLLEIPLGNAFNTYDFKRVGGGLLVQSPDAKNVLQSEMRVVSQRQPTPSELNDMMFAWRVAKFVKSNAIVYCANGMTLGIGAGQMSRVDSARMASIKAENAGLSLKGSAVASDAFFPFRDGLDVVVNGGASCAIQPGGSMRDDEIIAAANEHGIAMIFTGTRHFRH
- the ruvC gene encoding crossover junction endodeoxyribonuclease RuvC, which translates into the protein MRWIGIDPGLRTTGFGVIDVDGQKLTYVASGTIESGDPAKGLPERLGALYAGVKEVLEIYHPESAAIEEVFLNVNPRSTLMLGQARGAVIAALVSEKLPVAEYSALRVKQAIVGTGRAAKPQVQEMVKRLLRLNRAPGTDASDALGVAICAAHHAQIPKAITAALAPKKRSK
- the ruvA gene encoding Holliday junction branch migration protein RuvA codes for the protein MIGRIQGILVSVHPPRLLVDCQGIGYEIDVPMSTLYQLPQAGQKITLLTHFQVREDAQQLFGFATETEREAFRQLIKISGVGSRTALAVLSGMSVNELAQAIALQEAGRLTQVPGIGKKTAERLCLELKGKLAPDLGIATDKPQALDANSEVLQALLALGYSEKEALLALKQIPPDTSVSDGIRMGLKYLSKP
- the ruvB gene encoding Holliday junction branch migration DNA helicase RuvB, with translation MAIHTDDLSSIPEDLPEGNDRIVSGAAGNAEAVFERALRPKQLDEYVGQTKARAQLEIFISATRARQEALDHVLLFGPPGLGKTTLAHIIARELGVNLRQTSGPVLDRPGDLAALLTNLEANDVLFIDEIHRLSPVVEEILYPALEDYSLDIMIGEGPAARSVKIDLKPFTLIGATTRAGMLTNPLRDRFGIVARLEFYNTEELTKIITRSASLLKANIDPEGSVEIAKRARGTPRIANRLLRRVRDYAEVKGTGTITKAMADAALKMLDVDPSGFDVMDRKLLEAILHKFDGGPVGIDNLAAAIGEERDTIEDVLEPYLIQQGYLQRTSRGRVATRQAYEHFGLTPPSSSLDI